GATTAGGCAACCTGTAAGATCATTAGGAAATCTATAACCGCATATTGTATTTTCTTGGAAAGCAAAAAAAATCCACAGTTCGTCATTCTTCCGCTAAAGCGGAATACTGAAGTATGGCAACAACACCTTGCGAGTCAAAATGGCTTTCTTTTTTGCTTCGCGATCTTTCGATTTTTGTTTCTTTACCCATACCTCTACACAATAAAAATAAGGTTGTTATTACAATTGCAGCTAACCTCGTTTATCATGAGAAAACAAAACATATTGATCTTGATTGTCATGTTATTCGGGAACATATCAATTCAggattcatcatcactccataCATCTCTACAACTCAATAGTTGGCGAATATGTTCAGCAAATCTCTTTCTGCAAATCATCTACAATATTTCTTGTGCAAGTTGGGACTTGTCCAACTTAAGAAGGGGTTGTAGAGAAtaagaacactcaaaactacgtcgttttgagtataaaaattaaataaaacatggaATGCTGCTGGTGGGATTCAAACCCAAGCACTTCCACTTACACTCAATGCTACTTACCACTAAAACAATTGTTTTTCTTATACAATATGTTGCGCGTTGCTTAATATAATATTGTCATTGtatcttctattgtttaatatttgacgcatacacttattaatatcgattaaatgtgcataataatgaattattaatagaaaaaataaatgtgcataataatgaattattaatagaaaaataaatccaagaacatgctccaatttcttatttatttaattcctctatattttttgtaatttatgttttaaaatgttaaggacgatgttctaaatattgttatatacgttctaaactttataatttgtgttctaaaaattaattataatgttttaaaaaaatcagcaaACTTTAGAGGACGGTCGTACCTTGGCTGATTATAATATCCAGAAAGAATCAACCCTTCACGTTGTCCTCCGTCTGCGTGGTAGAAACTAGATGGATTTGTTATTGATGGTGCTTGTGACATCTTCAATGGTTGTTTTTATGTTCaattatgttttttaatttCGTTGAAAATTGTGTGTTTGACCCTGTGAAGGCCTTGTGAACAAAGTTTGTTATCTTTTCTTTCAATAATATCAAGTACCGAATTTCTgtgttcttaaaaaaaatcctcaaaaaaaaaatataatgtttaaaaaaaatcagtaaatatatggaccatttttgcatttgttctataatataatttataactcatattctaaataatataacgtatgttctaaaaaatataacgtatgttctaaagtttatagtttgtgttctaaaaattaagtataattttctaaaaaaatcagtagatatctgaatcatttttgcatttgttctataatataatttataactcatgttctaaaaaacataacgcatgttctaaaaaacataatatatgttctaaaaaaatatgtcgtacgttctaaacttgatatttcatgttttaaaagttaaaatatatgttctaacgtatgttttaaaaaatatattttcttatataaataaaatattaatatgaaattttattaaaatataaaatatatttttatttaaaaaatatagtattagatttttttagcatcagatgcacttaataatatataagtaaaagaattgtataatgaacaaactaaagcaatcgtatttttatttaaaaaatatagtattagattttttttagcatcagaggcacttaataatatataaataaaagaactgtataatgaacaaactaaagcaagtgtatttttatttaaaaaatatagtattagattttttttagcatcagagatacttaataatatataaataaaggatGTATATAATAAACAAACTAAAGTAAGTATCCTAGCGGTAGATAGTGCGTACTTCTAATTACAAGTTGGATTAACGAGAAATATTATTTTTCTAACTGATCTCTCGTAACTCTTTCTCTCTTCCATAAAAGATCTTTCTCATTCTCTAACACATTCATCTTTAATTGAGGTGCTTTACATAGATAAATGTTGAACGGTAAGAGAAAGAGAGGGGATAAATGTGTGCTCTTCAATTGGATTTTCCCTAAATTTGACCCAAGATATTTCAAATATCAATGGGAGCCAAATTTCACCCTCACATTTGCGAAAAATTGCAGATTTAGTCTTAACATATGAAATAGTATAAATTTAACTCTATTTTTTCAAACAATGTCAATTTTAGTAGCATGTTACCTAAATTTTAAAAACGtttggtttgactgttatttaactgtcacattggACCATCCAAACATCAATTACGTTTAAGTTATTTAGTATGTAACTAACACAGTTACGAAAAACTTGTCAAAATGCTAACAACTACGTCTGacacatataagttaatcacataAAAAGTGatcaaaatgtctaaaatgtttattgtgttactaatacagttataaataacaaaaaatacagttataaataacaaaaaaatatatgaaattattttagtttatcgacaaactttTTGGAATGTCCGATCtgatagttaaataacaatcaaatccgatttttaaaaatttcggTAACATATGACTAATTTTAATTCTGCTTAAAGATATCAGGATTAAATGTATACCATTACATACCAAATTTTTACTTCTAAAAAAAACGTTAGTTAAATTTGGCCTCCATCCCAATAACAATTCTTATCTTCAAAAGCTCAGATGCTCATATAAGGCAGATTAATAATCCAATTCCTTGAAATTTTAGatgaattaattatttaataatttataaattttctaTCCAAACAAAAAAATCTgtaaatttggttagaaaataaaaagtaaacaaTTATAAggtacatgtgttttttttaatattgatatGATTGAATCTTATAAATCCACTTGTAAACTTGCACTTGTACAGAAATAAGGTTAAAGGAGAATCTGGCTAAGCcgctctgatgcttaagtcgGCTTTGATGGAAGATTTGAGAACGAATACAACAGTAAATCAAAACTATAATTCATGTTTAATGAATGAATGAAGTAGTGTGTCTTGAACAATGtcttactctatttatattgTGATTGAGTATGAAAAACGGTTATAAGTTTAGGAGCAGGACATGTCATGTGCCACACGTCGATAGGTGAATGTGTGCCTGTATATCGGGACTCAATATCCCTCAAGCCCACTAGTATGTGATTTGTGGGATCTGGTGTGATTGTTGTAACGGGTGGAGTCTTGACGGTGTCTTTGGAGACTTCCTGAATCAAGACCTTAAGATGGGATCGTATTGAGCAGCTTCACTATGGTGATGGTCCGAGCTTCGTAAGTGTCACGTGGGCAAGTTTATATTCATCTGATATCAAATAAATTAGTAAGTTCATCATGTTATTATAAGgtctttaaattttattttaatcaactcttaatttctctgtttctttttatatatgaaagtataaaattactcttagttatataaataaaatatatacttatattttagtattcaaatttaatcaaataattTTAACAAAGTTTGTGTATTATATATAttgtatatattaattatatatatattttttaaattatttcatttttctttatttttttaaactgaCATTAAATATTAGTATgaatttcttatatttttcaaaaaaacatatattttttatttatttaatccataaaatttattagagataaaaaaatcacttttataattttatatagttctatttttttcctaatttttaaaatatttttctttcattttttaaatgaataatttttaaggaaaagtataaaaaaataaaccttgtggtttagCCGATTTGTAAAGACATTTATCgtaatttaaaagtttgcaaatatgaGCCTTTACTTTGTGAATTTTGCGGATAAAGGATATATGAGTCATTTTTTGACCAAACAATACTTGCGGTTaagttaatttgcaaagttAGACATTGAATTTTGGATAATTTGCAAAGTCAAtctttttaattgctccaaATTGCTCCCTTTTCGGGTAAATAGTCACAATAACGATTTTTGAAGAATAACTGAGCTTTTAAACTGCAAAAGCACATACCtctgttttttaatttttaaacctCATGATTTGTTTTTGCAAATCGGCCCAACCACAAGAttaatttttgtacttttccctaatttttacattactaaattaaaattctataattttataaaaattaatagaaTAATTACTCAATACTCattatgtaggaaaaaaagaagaaaaaaacataaaataggaaaGGCAGATGTTTTCATTCAAAACAAGGAAAGGCAGatgtttattattaaaaaaaatggagtaatagataattttggtatttaaaattttatttcatctaaTTTTACCATTGATTCAAAAATAAGGATTATTGACTACTCAAAAATAAGGATTAAACAattgacaaaaataaaaaatgagacactatataattattttttaaaaatacagaaaTTAATTAGTTTGTTAAGTAAAAATACAGTAACTTtataatttttaccaaaataaaaacatatcAATTCGGGATAATAACAATTAGATGAGATGAGATAAGTTAACTACTAATTTCTTAATTCATTTGTTAAGTATAGATAGTTAGCTAGACACATGATATATTGGGAATTCAAGACACGTTTGGAATTATAGGTTTTTGAGGATTCCACATTTTCCGTTAGGACAGGTTTGTTTGAAAGCTTTCAAGAAAGAGTAAAAGAAAGATGAAGGGCCTTTTGTTTCAACGGTTTTTGTTtcctgtttgttgttgttgatacACTTTCTATCATCTGTTTAGTATTGAAAGGCAAAAAGCAGttaggaaaaataaaaacaaacaggtCCGAAGTTTcattctttttgttttattaatacAATCATTTCCTTAAATGCACAATGAGTGCTCACTCAACTTTAAGTTGTCACaacaaaatcatttaattttaaattttgtctcaattaacGACTTCAAAAGACACTGAAAAAGTAATGTGGCTTCTACCAGTACTAATCATCTTTCACCGTTGTTGACTGAAACGATACGTTGCGGCCTATGTTCACCGAAGTAATTCAAATACCACGTTTGTCAATTGACCCACAAAATGAAAGTAAAAACGAACTTATACGAATAAAGAAATCTTTGGACTGTTTGAAGCAAGGCTCCtcttcctcatcatcactaCTTCTTTTCAACTCGCAACCTCCTTCTACCATGATTCCCACACCATTCTCTTCACAATCAACCCCTGAATTTTCACAAGATCCCAAATTGGCGGTATCACCAGCATCATCATAAACTAAACGGGTTCCAcattttcttatttccacaCCTGGGGCAGAGGACTCAAATGAAACTCTAAGAGAGTGACAATTGTTGAGCCAACTTTGTTTACCAAATCCGATCCGGGAATGAAACCCCATCCAAAGGTGATCACACTCAAGATATGGTAGTttatagataagaaatttgaaGCTAGACGTCGCAGAATACCCAATGGCTTCCAACTTGCAGTAAATGGCAATGTCTGAAGCTGGATTGTCACGGAGGAACTGACTAGTTATAAGAACAGTGCATACAACCAGTCCTTTGAACTTTTCATTGTACCAATCTGGAGACAACTGGATGGTAACTGATGCGCCCATCTTTTGTTCAGAGAACCAGTCTGGAATTTCCGTCCCAGGAACAATAACATCAAATCTACGGCCTGAATACGAGGAGGCATCCTGCACGGAAAAATTACCATGATGAGAAATAACTTGAGGGAAAGAGAAAGGAGGAGTTAATGAGAATCATGGAAGGACCTGAAGCTTAGTCATTGGGAGAGACTGCAAATGGCTTCTTAAAAATTCAAATGCGGTACTGGTGCTGCCATTGCCTTGATTCACAGCAAGCTTAAAGCAATTAGTAAAGTAGAAGATTGGCCACATCCATACATCTGCAAACATTGCTTCTGGACTTGATAGTGTATCTAGAGACTTGCAATTATTTGCAGATATTTCATGTATAGTTGCTGGAAGCTTTCGCAGAGCTTTAAGACTCTTGCATTCATCTAGAAAGAGATAACGCAGCTGGGGAAGTCGGCTGATGCTTGCTGGCATATTTACGAAATTATTTTTGCCAATATGCAGTACCTCCAGTGAGGATAGACAGTAAAAGTCTTCAGGGATCACTTCCTCTGAAAGGTTGCAGTCACTGAGGTCTAATTCTTGTAGAGAATGCAAACCTTTTAAAGAAGGAAATGATAAACCCACAAAGCCATGTCTTTTCCACAAAAAATTCATCATGTAGGACCACCACGATAATATCGGTCTATTTCCATAGAAGGATAATATTTTCAGATTTCTCAATAATCGAATGCTGGATGGGGGTTGTCTTATAGCAGTTTCACCTAAATCCAGCTTCTCTAAATGTTTAAGATTCCCCAAGCTCTCGGGTAAGCGATCAAGCTTTGAGCAGCCAAATAGATCCAGATTTTTAAGAGGTCTCCAAAATTTGATCTCGCTTGGAAGACTCCcaaggtttttacagtttctcAAACTCAAGAAAACCAGCCCAGTCAGATTCTTCATTGAAAGAGGAAGTTCAGCTATGGAAGTTCCATCTAAAGTAACGGTTGATAAGTGTTTCATACTGCCTACAATCTCTGGAAACTGTCCAAGTTTTGAGCAGCCAGAAAGAAGTAATTTATTCAGAGATTCCAATTCAATGGTTTTTGGAAGGCTCTCAAGGCTGTTACAGTCCTTTATATTCAAAAGAGTAAGCTTTTTGAGAACTCCAATGGATGGATGAACCTTAGAGAGGGAAGTACAACCTTCAAGAATCAACAACTCAAGATTTGGTACTCCTGTGAAGTCCGGGGTTTCAGTCAGGCACTGGGAATGACTGAGATCAATGAATTGCAACTCTTTCAGCCCCTGTTAAATaggcacaaaaagaaaaaaaatgagaagACCAAATTAGCTGCCCAGACCTCATAAATCATTCAAGAAAAAACCCAAAAAGTAACATGCATACCAGGATTCCTTCCCAAAGCCGTGTAATGGAGCTGTGTGGCATCTCGATGATAATAATCTTCTTAGGATTAAAGTTTGAAGGCAAACATTTCAGGGGATACCCTTCCCAACTGAGACACTTCAGTTGGTAATATAAACATTCGAACTCACCAGAGAGATGTATTTTTCGGTCTCCATAGGCACCATGGACATCAAGCAGCCTtagattcttcatcttcatgaATGCCTCAACACTGAACTTCTTCTCATCCAATTTAGACAAGTCAATGACCATGCATTCAACATATTCTGTCCCCTAATATCCAAAAGATGAAACTGAGTGCCAATAGATAAGATCTCATTGAGATTATAAAATAGATGCATACATGCATCCATGAAGGTCACTTCTTAGTAAGGGGTGGGGAGCTTCTCATCCATGGATGGTTTACGATTTAATtgtttttcaagaattaaaattctattcACAACAACATttatttacacatttttttATGAACTAGAAACAGCATAAACCTCGTTATTACCGATTCTTGCATCAATACTTGGAGAGCATCCTCATGATCCCAAAGTCGACTACGTTTGCCAGGATCTTCCGGCGATTGTTGGCGCACAATCTCCCGACCCATGTCTTGTAGCAAATCATGCATTCCTACAGTGTTATCTAACATAGTTAACAGAGAATGATCAATAAGCTCACGAATTCCATATTCTGGGAAAAACCCGAAGCTATTTAAAACTTTTGCTACATAATCTTTGTCATGTCCTCGGAAATAACATGCTATATCAAGAAATATAGACTTATTAGGGTCATCAAGTCCATCGAAACTTATTCTAAGGATTTGCTGAATATCCTTGTCAAAATGTTTTTCTAGTCTCTTTAGAAAAGAAATCCATTCACTCTCACTCCTACCATATAGAGAAGAACCCAAAACTTTAAGTGCCAAAGGAAGACCTTTACAATAATCAATAGCAAGCATGGAGAGCTTCGTAAACTCTTCTGTACGATATTTCTGCTTAAAGGCATACCGGCTTAAGAGCTCAAGTGCATGTTCCTCATTTAGATCCCTTACCTCATACACAAAATCCACTGAATGGCTAACTAGCAAGTGTCTATCTCTAGTTGTTATAATGATTCTACTTCCAGGGCCAAACCAATGAAGCCCTGGTAAAAGTTCTAGTTGTTCTAAACTACTCACATCATCAATAACAACAAGAACCTTCTTACGGTGGAGCCTAGccttaattgaagttagatttgTTTTTAGCTTGTGTATGTTCAGATTGTTATCATCTAACAGGATAGAAAAGAGTTCTTGGTGCAGACTATAAAGTCCCATTTTCTCCGATTCTTCCCTGACATTTGCAAGGAAGCAGCAACTATCAAATAGAGCAGATATGCGGTTATATACAGCCCCAGCAATTGTGCTCTTTCCAATACCACCCATTCCCCAAATTCCTACAACGCGAGCATCTGAAAATCCGATATTTAATAGCCTTTCCACTTCTTCTAAGGAGGATTCTATTCCAATGAGGCCCTCAGTATCACTTGATGGTCTACGttttaatttcttcaatatttcaTCAACAATTATATTTATCAGTTTGGAATCAGGCCTGCCACATGCAAAGGAAATTAGTTGTTAGCTGGAATATCaacaaagaaataaaatattgagAATAGATATTAACTCATTTCGCTAATCGACAACAAACATTTCATTATTTGctatatttaatattaaaatatatatattagatattaaCTCAGTAATCAGAATAGAATATATTaaatcagaaaaaaaaagaggaaaaagggCTATCTTTTAATTATTAAGAAAAGTTTGGAAGATGAGACGCTTTTATCAATTACTGTGGTCATTCTAGCTGCCGTGTCAGTGAAATAGCTATGGATATGCATCTCTATACATACAAGGGGTTGTTATTAAATCAAATCACATTGACATGCATCATATATCTACAAAAGCAATCATAATGGCAGAAAATAAGAAGTGTGAATTACATCAGCTAATATAACAAGATTTTCCATCATACAATCCATATATCAAAAGAAATGCAGACAACAAATCAGTAAACTAAAATCCTGAAGGGATTTCAGACTTCAGAAGAAAGAGTTATAGTTCTTTAATCCTTTTTTGTTAAAGAAAGGTGAAAATAGAAACACAAAAAATAACTCTGAGCTAAGATTGCTATGCACAGGTATGTAATTAATTATGGACATTAATTATTCCTCCAATCATATATTCAAACATTAAGCATTTTGCTTTTAATCATTTTGCATCAAGCACGTACAGTCTAGGTTGCAGCTCGAT
The sequence above is drawn from the Euphorbia lathyris chromosome 6, ddEupLath1.1, whole genome shotgun sequence genome and encodes:
- the LOC136234117 gene encoding disease resistance-like protein DSC1 isoform X4, yielding MTVRTLIRPDSKLINIIVDEILKKLKRRPSSDTEGLIGIESSLEEVERLLNIGFSDARVVGIWGMGGIGKSTIAGAVYNRISALFDSCCFLANVREESEKMGLYSLHQELFSILLDDNNLNIHKLKTNLTSIKARLHRKKVLVVIDDVSSLEQLELLPGLHWFGPGSRIIITTRDRHLLVSHSVDFVYEVRDLNEEHALELLSRYAFKQKYRTEEFTKLSMLAIDYCKGLPLALKVLGSSLYGRSESEWISFLKRLEKHFDKDIQQILRISFDGLDDPNKSIFLDIACYFRGHDKDYVAKVLNSFGFFPEYGIRELIDHSLLTMLDNTVGMHDLLQDMGREIVRQQSPEDPGKRSRLWDHEDALQVLMQESGTEYVECMVIDLSKLDEKKFSVEAFMKMKNLRLLDVHGAYGDRKIHLSGEFECLYYQLKCLSWEGYPLKCLPSNFNPKKIIIIEMPHSSITRLWEGILGLKELQFIDLSHSQCLTETPDFTGVPNLELLILEGCTSLSKVHPSIGVLKKLTLLNIKDCNSLESLPKTIELESLNKLLLSGCSKLGQFPEIVGSMKHLSTVTLDGTSIAELPLSMKNLTGLVFLSLRNCKNLGSLPSEIKFWRPLKNLDLFGCSKLDRLPESLGNLKHLEKLDLGETAIRQPPSSIRLLRNLKILSFYGNRPILSWWSYMMNFLWKRHGFVGLSFPSLKGLHSLQELDLSDCNLSEEVIPEDFYCLSSLEVLHIGKNNFVNMPASISRLPQLRYLFLDECKSLKALRKLPATIHEISANNCKSLDTLSSPEAMFADVWMWPIFYFTNCFKLAVNQGNGSTSTAFEFLRSHLQSLPMTKLQDASSYSGRRFDVIVPGTEIPDWFSEQKMGASVTIQLSPDWYNEKFKGLVVCTVLITSQFLRDNPASDIAIYCKLEAIGYSATSSFKFLIYKLPYLECDHLWMGFHSRIGFGKQSWLNNCHSLRVSFESSAPGVEIRKCGTRLVYDDAGDTANLGSCENSGVDCEENGVGIMVEGGCELKRSSDDEEEEPCFKQSKDFFIRISSFLLSFCGSIDKRGI
- the LOC136234117 gene encoding disease resistance-like protein DSC1 isoform X2, which translates into the protein MTVRTLIRVDPCEVEDQTGVFGEGFDRAKEQAKGDMRLVKKWKAALKDAANISGFDSASFRPDSKLINIIVDEILKKLKRRPSSDTEGLIGIESSLEEVERLLNIGFSDARVVGIWGMGGIGKSTIAGAVYNRISALFDSCCFLANVREESEKMGLYSLHQELFSILLDDNNLNIHKLKTNLTSIKARLHRKKVLVVIDDVSSLEQLELLPGLHWFGPGSRIIITTRDRHLLVSHSVDFVYEVRDLNEEHALELLSRYAFKQKYRTEEFTKLSMLAIDYCKGLPLALKVLGSSLYGRSESEWISFLKRLEKHFDKDIQQILRISFDGLDDPNKSIFLDIACYFRGHDKDYVAKVLNSFGFFPEYGIRELIDHSLLTMLDNTVGMHDLLQDMGREIVRQQSPEDPGKRSRLWDHEDALQVLMQESGTEYVECMVIDLSKLDEKKFSVEAFMKMKNLRLLDVHGAYGDRKIHLSGEFECLYYQLKCLSWEGYPLKCLPSNFNPKKIIIIEMPHSSITRLWEGILGLKELQFIDLSHSQCLTETPDFTGVPNLELLILEGCTSLSKVHPSIGVLKKLTLLNIKDCNSLESLPKTIELESLNKLLLSGCSKLGQFPEIVGSMKHLSTVTLDGTSIAELPLSMKNLTGLVFLSLRNCKNLGSLPSEIKFWRPLKNLDLFGCSKLDRLPESLGNLKHLEKLDLGETAIRQPPSSIRLLRNLKILSFYGNRPILSWWSYMMNFLWKRHGFVGLSFPSLKGLHSLQELDLSDCNLSEEVIPEDFYCLSSLEVLHIGKNNFVNMPASISRLPQLRYLFLDECKSLKALRKLPATIHEISANNCKSLDTLSSPEAMFADVWMWPIFYFTNCFKLAVNQGNGSTSTAFEFLRSHLQSLPMTKLQDASSYSGRRFDVIVPGTEIPDWFSEQKMGASVTIQLSPDWYNEKFKGLVVCTVLITSQFLRDNPASDIAIYCKLEAIGYSATSSFKFLIYKLPYLECDHLWMGFHSRIGFGKQSWLNNCHSLRVSFESSAPGVEIRKCGTRLVYDDAGDTANLGSCENSGVDCEENGVGIMVEGGCELKRSSDDEEEEPCFKQSKDFFIRISSFLLSFCGSIDKRGI
- the LOC136234117 gene encoding disease resistance-like protein DSC1 isoform X3, producing the protein MRLVKKWKAALKDAANISGFDSASFRPDSKLINIIVDEILKKLKRRPSSDTEGLIGIESSLEEVERLLNIGFSDARVVGIWGMGGIGKSTIAGAVYNRISALFDSCCFLANVREESEKMGLYSLHQELFSILLDDNNLNIHKLKTNLTSIKARLHRKKVLVVIDDVSSLEQLELLPGLHWFGPGSRIIITTRDRHLLVSHSVDFVYEVRDLNEEHALELLSRYAFKQKYRTEEFTKLSMLAIDYCKGLPLALKVLGSSLYGRSESEWISFLKRLEKHFDKDIQQILRISFDGLDDPNKSIFLDIACYFRGHDKDYVAKVLNSFGFFPEYGIRELIDHSLLTMLDNTVGMHDLLQDMGREIVRQQSPEDPGKRSRLWDHEDALQVLMQESGTEYVECMVIDLSKLDEKKFSVEAFMKMKNLRLLDVHGAYGDRKIHLSGEFECLYYQLKCLSWEGYPLKCLPSNFNPKKIIIIEMPHSSITRLWEGILGLKELQFIDLSHSQCLTETPDFTGVPNLELLILEGCTSLSKVHPSIGVLKKLTLLNIKDCNSLESLPKTIELESLNKLLLSGCSKLGQFPEIVGSMKHLSTVTLDGTSIAELPLSMKNLTGLVFLSLRNCKNLGSLPSEIKFWRPLKNLDLFGCSKLDRLPESLGNLKHLEKLDLGETAIRQPPSSIRLLRNLKILSFYGNRPILSWWSYMMNFLWKRHGFVGLSFPSLKGLHSLQELDLSDCNLSEEVIPEDFYCLSSLEVLHIGKNNFVNMPASISRLPQLRYLFLDECKSLKALRKLPATIHEISANNCKSLDTLSSPEAMFADVWMWPIFYFTNCFKLAVNQGNGSTSTAFEFLRSHLQSLPMTKLQDASSYSGRRFDVIVPGTEIPDWFSEQKMGASVTIQLSPDWYNEKFKGLVVCTVLITSQFLRDNPASDIAIYCKLEAIGYSATSSFKFLIYKLPYLECDHLWMGFHSRIGFGKQSWLNNCHSLRVSFESSAPGVEIRKCGTRLVYDDAGDTANLGSCENSGVDCEENGVGIMVEGGCELKRSSDDEEEEPCFKQSKDFFIRISSFLLSFCGSIDKRGI
- the LOC136234117 gene encoding TMV resistance protein N-like isoform X1, with translation MSTLMAAASSSSSSSTSSTPSEWKYDVFISFRGEDTRDNFTNYFYEDLYQKGIETFIDNKLDRGEEITPELIKAIEESMISVIVFSRNYADSPWCLEELVHIMKCKKAHGQIVFPVFYRVDPCEVEDQTGVFGEGFDRAKEQAKGDMRLVKKWKAALKDAANISGFDSASFRPDSKLINIIVDEILKKLKRRPSSDTEGLIGIESSLEEVERLLNIGFSDARVVGIWGMGGIGKSTIAGAVYNRISALFDSCCFLANVREESEKMGLYSLHQELFSILLDDNNLNIHKLKTNLTSIKARLHRKKVLVVIDDVSSLEQLELLPGLHWFGPGSRIIITTRDRHLLVSHSVDFVYEVRDLNEEHALELLSRYAFKQKYRTEEFTKLSMLAIDYCKGLPLALKVLGSSLYGRSESEWISFLKRLEKHFDKDIQQILRISFDGLDDPNKSIFLDIACYFRGHDKDYVAKVLNSFGFFPEYGIRELIDHSLLTMLDNTVGMHDLLQDMGREIVRQQSPEDPGKRSRLWDHEDALQVLMQESGTEYVECMVIDLSKLDEKKFSVEAFMKMKNLRLLDVHGAYGDRKIHLSGEFECLYYQLKCLSWEGYPLKCLPSNFNPKKIIIIEMPHSSITRLWEGILGLKELQFIDLSHSQCLTETPDFTGVPNLELLILEGCTSLSKVHPSIGVLKKLTLLNIKDCNSLESLPKTIELESLNKLLLSGCSKLGQFPEIVGSMKHLSTVTLDGTSIAELPLSMKNLTGLVFLSLRNCKNLGSLPSEIKFWRPLKNLDLFGCSKLDRLPESLGNLKHLEKLDLGETAIRQPPSSIRLLRNLKILSFYGNRPILSWWSYMMNFLWKRHGFVGLSFPSLKGLHSLQELDLSDCNLSEEVIPEDFYCLSSLEVLHIGKNNFVNMPASISRLPQLRYLFLDECKSLKALRKLPATIHEISANNCKSLDTLSSPEAMFADVWMWPIFYFTNCFKLAVNQGNGSTSTAFEFLRSHLQSLPMTKLQDASSYSGRRFDVIVPGTEIPDWFSEQKMGASVTIQLSPDWYNEKFKGLVVCTVLITSQFLRDNPASDIAIYCKLEAIGYSATSSFKFLIYKLPYLECDHLWMGFHSRIGFGKQSWLNNCHSLRVSFESSAPGVEIRKCGTRLVYDDAGDTANLGSCENSGVDCEENGVGIMVEGGCELKRSSDDEEEEPCFKQSKDFFIRISSFLLSFCGSIDKRGI